One region of Polaribacter pectinis genomic DNA includes:
- a CDS encoding glutamine synthetase beta-grasp domain-containing protein yields MAKIKLEYIWLDGYFPTQNMRSKTKVEEHENFQGTIEELGMWSFDGSSTRQASGGASDCLLKPVAIYPDPARINGYLVMTEVLNADGTPHVSNGRATIEDEDDDFWFGFEQEYFIMDNKTQLPLGFPIGGYPAPQGMYYCSVGGKNTHGRLIVEKHADLCIDAGLNFEGINQEVASGQWEFQLFAKGAKKAGDEIWIARYLLDRLTEQHGYYIDYHPKPLGKDMDWNGSGMHANFSNTVLRTCGSKETYEKICEAFRPVVKEHIAVYGEFNDQRLTGDHETASIHDFSYGVSDRGASIRIPIITVEKGWKGWLEDRRPASNGDPYKIAGRIIKTVKSANIS; encoded by the coding sequence ATGGCAAAAATTAAATTAGAATACATTTGGTTAGATGGATATTTTCCAACTCAAAACATGAGAAGTAAAACCAAAGTTGAAGAACATGAAAATTTTCAAGGAACTATCGAAGAATTAGGTATGTGGTCTTTTGATGGATCGTCTACAAGACAAGCTTCAGGAGGCGCTTCTGACTGTTTACTAAAACCTGTTGCAATCTATCCAGATCCTGCAAGAATTAATGGTTATTTAGTAATGACAGAAGTTTTAAATGCAGATGGAACTCCACACGTTTCTAACGGTAGAGCAACAATTGAAGATGAAGATGATGATTTCTGGTTTGGTTTTGAGCAAGAGTATTTTATTATGGATAACAAAACACAATTACCTTTAGGTTTCCCTATTGGTGGTTATCCTGCACCACAAGGAATGTATTACTGTTCTGTTGGTGGTAAAAACACTCATGGTAGATTAATTGTTGAAAAACATGCTGATTTATGTATTGATGCTGGATTAAATTTTGAAGGAATTAACCAAGAAGTTGCTTCAGGACAATGGGAATTTCAATTATTTGCAAAAGGCGCTAAAAAAGCTGGTGATGAAATTTGGATTGCACGTTATTTATTAGATAGATTAACTGAACAACATGGTTACTATATAGATTATCACCCTAAACCATTAGGAAAAGATATGGACTGGAATGGTTCTGGTATGCATGCAAACTTCTCTAACACTGTTTTAAGAACTTGTGGTTCTAAAGAAACTTATGAGAAAATTTGTGAAGCTTTTAGACCTGTTGTAAAAGAACATATTGCTGTTTATGGTGAATTTAATGACCAACGTTTAACTGGAGATCACGAAACTGCATCTATCCACGATTTCTCTTATGGAGTTTCAGATAGAGGAGCTTCTATTAGAATTCCTATTATTACTGTAGAGAAAGGTTGGAAAGGTTGGTTAGAAGACAGAAGACCTGCTTCAAATGGAGATCCATATAAAATTGCTGGTAGAATTATTAAGACTGTAAAGTCTGCTAATATTAGCTAA
- a CDS encoding glutamine synthetase III family protein gives MSRIRFNALQETLNRNPLKVVQNEKRSSLFGKNVFNKYAMQQYLTRAAYESVMNAIELGTKIDRKIADQVAVSMKDWAISKGATHYTHWFQPLTGATAEKHDAFFESINGSLAMEKFDGEQLVQQEPDASSFPNGGIRNTFEARGYTAWDPTSPAFIYETTLCIPTIFVAYTGEALDNKTPLLRALQAIDTHATAVCKYFDKNARKVSATLGWEQEYFLIDDALALSRPDILLTGRTLLGHLPAKGQQLDDHYFGTIPARAMAFMQDLEQECMLLGIPVKTRHNEVAPNQFEVAPIFEEANLAVDHNSLLMDVMEKVSRRHKFKVLFHEKPFSGINGSGKHNNWSLSTSDGINLLSPGKTPMKNLQFLTFFINTIKAVYENEELLRASIASASNDCRLGANEAPSSIISVFIGDQLSEVLDELENVTKGKLSPQEKTDLKLNIIGKIPEILLDNTDRNRTSAFAFTGNKFEFRAVGSKSNCATPMTVLNTIVAKQLKEFKIEVDKLIDVKNLKKDEAVFNVLREYIKESKKIRFNGDGYGEAWEKEAKKRGLSNNKTTPEALQIQISKEVIDLYNEMDVMSKVEIEARYEIALQEYTKRLQIEGRVLCDIAKNHVVPTAVIYQNTLLENTKNLKEIFGGEYKNIAKEQIELIMTISNHITGINALVIKMEEQRAKANKYTGLKSADMYCKNVKPFFEEIRFHCDKLETMVDDNLWPLTKYRELLFTK, from the coding sequence ATGTCAAGGATAAGATTCAATGCTTTACAAGAAACTTTGAATAGAAACCCTTTAAAGGTTGTTCAAAATGAAAAAAGATCATCTTTATTTGGTAAAAACGTATTTAATAAATATGCTATGCAGCAGTATCTTACAAGAGCTGCATACGAAAGTGTTATGAATGCAATTGAGCTTGGTACAAAAATAGATCGTAAAATAGCAGACCAAGTTGCTGTAAGTATGAAAGATTGGGCAATCTCTAAAGGTGCAACCCATTATACACATTGGTTTCAGCCATTAACTGGGGCAACAGCAGAAAAACACGATGCATTTTTCGAATCTATCAATGGTAGTTTGGCAATGGAAAAATTTGACGGAGAACAATTGGTGCAACAAGAACCAGATGCATCTAGTTTTCCAAATGGAGGAATAAGAAATACGTTTGAAGCAAGAGGTTATACAGCTTGGGACCCAACTTCACCAGCTTTTATTTATGAAACAACTCTGTGTATTCCAACAATTTTTGTTGCTTATACAGGCGAAGCTTTAGATAATAAAACGCCATTATTAAGAGCTTTACAAGCAATAGATACACATGCTACTGCAGTTTGTAAGTATTTTGATAAAAATGCAAGAAAAGTTAGTGCAACTTTAGGTTGGGAGCAAGAGTACTTTTTAATAGACGATGCTTTGGCTTTGTCAAGACCAGATATTTTACTAACAGGTAGAACATTATTAGGTCACTTACCTGCAAAAGGTCAGCAATTAGACGACCATTATTTTGGAACCATTCCTGCAAGAGCGATGGCTTTTATGCAAGATCTGGAACAAGAATGTATGTTATTAGGTATCCCTGTTAAAACAAGACATAATGAAGTAGCTCCAAATCAATTTGAAGTTGCGCCAATTTTCGAAGAAGCAAATTTAGCAGTAGATCATAATTCATTATTAATGGATGTGATGGAAAAAGTTTCTCGAAGACATAAATTTAAGGTTCTTTTTCATGAAAAACCTTTTTCAGGAATCAATGGTTCTGGTAAACATAACAATTGGTCTTTGTCTACTTCAGATGGAATAAACCTGTTAAGTCCTGGGAAAACACCTATGAAAAACTTACAATTCTTAACCTTTTTCATAAACACAATAAAAGCTGTTTATGAGAATGAAGAATTGTTAAGAGCCTCAATTGCATCAGCAAGTAACGATTGTAGGTTAGGCGCAAATGAAGCTCCTTCTTCAATAATATCTGTTTTTATTGGAGACCAACTTTCAGAAGTTTTAGACGAGTTAGAAAATGTAACAAAAGGAAAATTATCTCCACAAGAAAAAACAGATTTAAAACTGAATATTATTGGTAAAATTCCAGAAATTTTATTAGATAATACAGACAGAAATAGAACATCTGCCTTTGCTTTTACAGGTAATAAATTCGAGTTTAGAGCAGTGGGTTCTAAATCTAATTGCGCAACACCAATGACAGTTTTAAACACTATTGTTGCAAAACAGTTAAAAGAATTTAAGATAGAAGTAGATAAATTAATAGATGTAAAGAATCTTAAAAAAGATGAAGCTGTTTTTAATGTTTTAAGAGAATATATTAAAGAGTCTAAAAAAATTAGATTTAATGGAGATGGTTATGGAGAAGCTTGGGAAAAAGAAGCTAAAAAGAGAGGTTTAAGTAACAATAAAACAACTCCAGAAGCATTACAAATACAGATTTCTAAAGAAGTAATTGACTTGTATAATGAAATGGACGTAATGAGCAAAGTAGAAATAGAAGCTCGTTATGAAATTGCGCTACAAGAATACACAAAACGATTACAAATTGAAGGTCGTGTTTTATGTGATATTGCCAAAAATCACGTAGTTCCAACAGCAGTAATTTATCAAAATACATTGTTAGAAAACACTAAAAATTTAAAAGAAATTTTTGGAGGCGAATATAAAAATATCGCAAAAGAGCAAATAGAATTAATAATGACAATCTCCAATCATATTACAGGCATTAATGCTCTCGTAATAAAAATGGAAGAACAACGTGCAAAAGCAAATAAATATACTGGCTTAAAATCTGCAGATATGTATTGCAAAAACGTTAAACCTTTTTTCGAAGAAATAAGATTTCATTGCGATAAGTTAGAAACTATGGTAGATGACAATTTATGGCCACTAACCAAGTATAGAGAATTGTTATTTACTAAATAA
- a CDS encoding AIR synthase related protein, producing the protein MSKEVSKRYAQRGVSASKEDVHNAIKNIDKGLFPKAFCKIVPDYLTNDSDYCLIMHADGAGTKSSLAYMYWKETGDISVWKGIAQDALIMNIDDLLCVGATDNIMLSSTIGRNKSKIPGEVLSAIINGTEELIEDLKGFGVTIHSTGGETADVGDLVRTIIVDSTVTARMKRTDVIDNANIKAGDVIVGLESFGQATYETEYNGGMGSNGLTSARHDVFNKYLADKYPESFDAAVPEDLVYSGNTKLTDKVENSPIDAGKLVLSPTRTYAPIIKEILSKFNSDKVHGMIHCSGGAQTKILHFVDNLHIVKDNMFPIPPLFKLIQEQSKTDWKEMYQVFNCGHRMEIYVSPEIAEDIIAISKSYNVNAQIVGRVEASSAKKLTIESEFGTFNY; encoded by the coding sequence ATGAGTAAAGAAGTTTCTAAAAGATACGCACAAAGAGGTGTTTCAGCATCAAAAGAAGACGTACATAATGCAATTAAGAATATAGACAAAGGTTTATTTCCAAAAGCATTCTGTAAAATTGTACCAGATTATTTAACAAATGATAGCGATTATTGTTTAATAATGCATGCAGATGGTGCAGGTACAAAATCTTCTTTAGCTTATATGTATTGGAAAGAAACTGGCGATATTTCTGTGTGGAAAGGCATTGCGCAAGATGCGTTAATCATGAATATTGATGATCTTTTATGTGTTGGAGCAACAGACAATATTATGTTGTCTTCTACCATTGGAAGAAATAAAAGTAAAATTCCTGGAGAAGTTTTATCAGCAATTATAAACGGAACAGAAGAATTAATAGAAGATTTAAAAGGTTTTGGAGTAACCATTCATTCCACAGGAGGAGAAACTGCAGATGTTGGCGATTTAGTTCGTACAATTATTGTAGATTCTACAGTAACTGCAAGAATGAAACGTACAGATGTTATAGACAACGCAAACATAAAAGCTGGCGATGTAATTGTAGGTTTAGAATCTTTTGGGCAAGCAACTTACGAAACAGAATATAATGGAGGAATGGGTTCTAACGGATTAACGTCTGCAAGACACGACGTTTTTAACAAATATTTAGCAGACAAATACCCAGAAAGTTTCGATGCTGCAGTTCCTGAAGATTTAGTCTATTCTGGAAACACAAAACTGACAGACAAAGTAGAAAATTCTCCTATTGATGCTGGTAAATTAGTCTTGTCTCCAACAAGAACTTATGCACCAATTATTAAAGAAATTTTATCGAAATTTAATTCGGATAAAGTTCATGGAATGATTCACTGTTCTGGTGGTGCACAAACGAAGATTTTACATTTTGTAGACAATTTACACATTGTAAAAGACAATATGTTTCCAATTCCGCCTTTGTTTAAATTGATACAAGAACAATCGAAAACCGATTGGAAAGAAATGTACCAAGTTTTTAATTGTGGACACAGAATGGAAATTTATGTTTCTCCAGAAATTGCTGAAGACATAATTGCTATTTCAAAATCTTATAATGTAAATGCACAAATTGTGGGTAGAGTAGAAGCTTCTTCAGCAAAAAAACTTACTATAGAAAGTGAGTTTGGTACGTTTAATTATTAA
- a CDS encoding adenylyltransferase/cytidyltransferase family protein, with product MKKKVFVSGCFDMLHSGHLAFFKEAATFGDLYVGIGSDATVDELKGRKTINSERERIYMINAIKYVKQSFVNSGSGILDFKEDLIRLKPDFFVVNEDGYSPEKERLCKKLGIKLHVLSRQPDADLPARSTTQIRSGDNCSLPYRIDLAGTWIDQPYVSKYHPGWAITLSLEPIIEYNERCGMSTSTRNAAKKIWPYYLPIEKPEKLAEILFKFENTPGSEVISGAQDAIGICMPGLVRHYYDNDYWPKKFESIHSESIISWLEKHLCMVLLWPREKGLNLLTETHINKPNVKKLTQASDEVWEAIKNKDLQSFASGFLKSFNAQTTMFPKMLNSKIEEEISKYKDKALAWKLAGAGGAGYLILVTDKPIKGTMNIKVRRKETLI from the coding sequence ATGAAGAAAAAAGTATTTGTTTCTGGCTGTTTTGATATGCTACATAGTGGGCACTTAGCCTTTTTTAAAGAAGCTGCTACTTTTGGAGATTTATATGTTGGTATTGGTTCAGATGCTACTGTTGATGAGCTAAAGGGAAGGAAAACTATAAATTCTGAAAGAGAAAGAATTTATATGATTAATGCAATTAAATATGTAAAGCAATCTTTTGTGAATTCTGGTTCTGGAATTTTAGATTTTAAAGAAGATTTAATAAGGTTAAAGCCAGACTTTTTTGTTGTAAATGAAGATGGTTACTCTCCTGAAAAAGAAAGATTATGTAAAAAACTAGGTATTAAACTACATGTTTTAAGCAGACAACCAGATGCAGATTTACCAGCAAGATCTACTACTCAAATCCGTTCTGGAGACAATTGTTCTTTACCTTATAGAATAGATTTAGCTGGAACTTGGATAGATCAGCCCTATGTTTCTAAATATCACCCAGGTTGGGCAATTACCCTTTCTTTAGAACCAATTATTGAATATAATGAACGTTGTGGAATGTCTACTTCTACTAGAAATGCAGCGAAAAAGATATGGCCATATTATTTGCCTATTGAAAAACCCGAAAAATTAGCTGAAATTTTATTTAAGTTCGAAAACACTCCTGGTTCTGAAGTTATTTCAGGAGCACAAGATGCAATCGGAATTTGTATGCCAGGTTTGGTAAGACATTATTATGATAATGATTATTGGCCAAAGAAATTTGAATCTATACATTCGGAAAGTATTATTTCTTGGTTAGAAAAACATTTGTGCATGGTGCTTTTATGGCCGAGAGAAAAAGGGTTAAATTTATTAACGGAAACTCATATTAATAAACCAAATGTAAAAAAGCTAACACAAGCATCTGATGAAGTTTGGGAGGCCATAAAAAATAAAGATTTACAAAGTTTTGCTAGCGGTTTTTTAAAGTCTTTTAATGCACAAACAACTATGTTTCCTAAAATGCTAAATTCTAAAATTGAAGAAGAAATTAGTAAATATAAAGACAAAGCATTAGCTTGGAAACTTGCTGGAGCTGGTGGTGCAGGGTATTTAATTTTGGTAACAGATAAACCTATTAAAGGAACAATGAATATTAAAGTACGCAGAAAAGAAACTTTAATTTGA
- a CDS encoding alpha/beta fold hydrolase, whose product MTEKLIKLNYDSDKYLALWKVTNTKSSKDKNILLTHGTFSNRKVLNGITEYLVSKGFTCWIFEWRNHGNSSKINQNFDFETIGKQDFKIVSDYLFTTQNIKKLDCITHSGGGICLTIFLITNPNYTSKINSITLFGCQAFGAVTSTKNYLKIFIAKYISKLLGYIPANITGSEENESYFMMKQWFNWNLNKNFLGKNKFDYQPKMKEIQIPILSITGKGDTFIAPPKGCKEFLDAFKNPKNKYILCSKEHGFLEDYNHSRILHSKNASKEIYAIVLNWIEIF is encoded by the coding sequence ATGACTGAAAAACTCATAAAACTAAATTACGATTCCGATAAATATTTGGCGCTTTGGAAAGTAACCAATACCAAAAGTTCTAAAGACAAAAATATCTTACTAACACATGGAACATTTTCCAACAGAAAAGTTTTAAACGGAATCACCGAATATTTAGTCTCTAAAGGTTTTACTTGTTGGATTTTCGAATGGAGAAATCATGGAAACAGTTCTAAAATTAACCAAAATTTCGATTTTGAAACGATAGGGAAACAAGATTTTAAAATCGTTTCTGATTATTTATTCACTACTCAAAATATTAAAAAATTAGATTGTATTACACATAGTGGTGGTGGAATTTGCTTAACAATTTTCTTAATTACAAACCCTAATTATACATCTAAAATTAATAGTATTACCCTATTTGGTTGCCAAGCTTTTGGTGCTGTAACCTCAACTAAAAATTATCTTAAAATTTTTATTGCGAAATATATTAGTAAGCTTTTAGGTTATATTCCTGCAAACATAACTGGAAGTGAAGAAAATGAAAGCTATTTTATGATGAAACAGTGGTTTAATTGGAATCTAAACAAAAACTTTCTTGGCAAAAATAAGTTTGATTATCAACCCAAAATGAAAGAAATACAAATTCCTATTCTATCTATTACTGGTAAAGGTGATACTTTTATTGCTCCGCCCAAAGGTTGCAAAGAATTTTTAGATGCTTTTAAAAACCCGAAGAATAAATATATATTATGTTCTAAAGAACATGGTTTTTTAGAGGATTATAACCATAGTAGGATTTTACATTCTAAAAATGCGAGTAAGGAAATTTATGCTATTGTTTTAAATTGGATTGAGATTTTTTAA
- the prfA gene encoding peptide chain release factor 1, which translates to MLEKIRIVKQRYDEVSDLIIQPDVITDQKRYAQLMKEYKDLGDVVKKGDEYQELTDNIEEAKEIIADGSDAEMTEMAKMQLEEANTRIPELEDEIKFLLIPKDPEDSKNAVVELRAGTGGDEASIFAGDLFRMYSKYCESKGWKVSTVDYSEGTNGGFKEIQFEVNGDDVYGILKFEAGVHRVQRVPQTETQGRVHTSAATCMVFPEAEEFDVEINPKEVRIDFFCSSGPGGQSVNTTYSAVRLTHIPTGLVAQCQDQKSQHKNKEKAFKVLRSRLYDMELAKKNAEDALKRGSMVSSGDRSAKIRTYNYAQGRVTDHRIGLSLYDLPNIMNGDIQKIIDELMLAENTEKLKELGDGI; encoded by the coding sequence ATGTTAGAAAAAATAAGAATTGTAAAGCAGCGTTATGATGAGGTTTCGGATTTAATTATTCAGCCTGATGTGATCACGGATCAAAAACGTTATGCACAATTAATGAAAGAATATAAAGATTTAGGCGATGTTGTTAAAAAAGGTGATGAGTACCAAGAATTAACAGACAATATAGAAGAGGCAAAAGAAATTATTGCCGATGGTTCTGATGCAGAAATGACAGAAATGGCCAAAATGCAATTAGAAGAAGCCAATACTAGAATTCCTGAATTAGAAGATGAAATTAAGTTTTTATTAATACCAAAAGACCCAGAAGATTCTAAAAATGCAGTTGTAGAATTACGTGCAGGAACTGGTGGAGATGAAGCAAGTATTTTTGCTGGAGATTTATTTAGAATGTATTCTAAATATTGCGAAAGTAAAGGTTGGAAAGTTTCTACTGTAGATTATTCTGAAGGAACAAATGGTGGATTTAAAGAAATTCAGTTTGAAGTAAATGGAGATGATGTTTATGGAATTTTAAAGTTTGAAGCTGGTGTGCATCGTGTACAAAGAGTTCCACAAACAGAAACTCAAGGTCGTGTGCATACTTCTGCAGCAACTTGTATGGTTTTTCCAGAAGCAGAAGAGTTTGATGTGGAAATTAATCCAAAGGAAGTAAGAATCGATTTCTTCTGTTCTTCAGGTCCAGGAGGTCAGTCTGTAAATACAACGTATTCTGCAGTTCGTTTAACACATATTCCAACTGGTTTGGTGGCGCAATGTCAAGATCAAAAATCGCAACATAAGAATAAAGAGAAAGCGTTTAAAGTATTGCGTTCTCGTTTATATGATATGGAACTAGCGAAGAAAAACGCAGAAGACGCTTTAAAACGTGGTTCTATGGTTTCTTCTGGAGATAGAAGTGCAAAGATTAGAACGTATAATTATGCACAAGGTAGAGTTACAGACCACAGAATAGGTTTGTCTTTATATGATTTGCCGAACATTATGAATGGAGATATTCAGAAAATTATAGATGAATTAATGTTAGCAGAAAATACAGAAAAATTAAAAGAATTAGGAGACGGAATATAA
- a CDS encoding glycoside hydrolase family 31 protein, translated as MIVNTELEQKGNLFPSEIINYKKDVDTLSFTAKNNVVLQVTVVRDSVIRFRYSTTGKFENDFSYGVTIHASRGYSFLEITEDDTHYIITTSKLICKVEKQSLQVSLYDALDLKLINQDEIGFHWEECYEHGGDIVKMSKTCQKAESFYGLGDKPVDVNLKGKRFENWATDSYAFGKDTDPIYKAIPFYTAIQNNKSYGIFFDNTFKTSFDFAHERRNVTSFWAQGGEMNYYFIYGPQMEEVVKNYTDLTGKPHALPPLWALGFHQCKWSYYPESNVKEITKTFRDLQIPCDAIYLDIDYMDGFRCFTWDKNYFPDPKRMVKELENDGFKTVVIIDPGIKIDLEYDVFKEALDKDYFCKRADGPYMKGKVWPGECYFPDYTKPEVREWWAGLFKELIEDIGVKGVWNDMNEPAVMDVPNKSFPDDVRHDYDGNPCSHRKAHNIYGTQMARATYHGLKKYAYPKRPFVITRSAYSGAQRYTSTWMGDNVATWEHLAIANNQAQRMAMSGFSFAGSDIGGFAEQPQGELFARWIQLGVFHAFCRVHSSGDHGAQEPWVFGDEITDIVRKFVELRYQLLPYLYTAFWKYINDGTPILKSLVLYDQDDTSTHYRSDEFIYGEQILICPILEPNAKGRRMYIPRGLWYNFWTDEVVEGGKEMWVDADIDSMPIFIKEGAVIPKYPVQQYVGEKKFEEITLDVYYKEGKEASKLYDDAHDGYDYKKGRFSLRTFKVTGKKKEFILQQHKRGDFNAGYSKFNIVFHNLPFEITSVQIDNVEINLSSVHLESQSISVDKEFTELHLFGK; from the coding sequence ATGATTGTTAATACAGAATTAGAACAGAAAGGGAATTTATTCCCATCAGAAATTATAAATTATAAAAAAGACGTAGACACACTTTCTTTTACAGCAAAAAACAACGTTGTTTTACAGGTTACTGTTGTTAGAGATAGTGTAATTAGATTTAGATATTCTACTACAGGAAAGTTCGAAAATGATTTTTCTTATGGTGTAACAATTCATGCAAGTAGAGGATACAGTTTTTTAGAAATAACTGAAGACGATACACATTATATTATTACAACATCTAAACTAATTTGTAAAGTAGAAAAGCAAAGCTTACAAGTTAGTTTATATGACGCATTAGACTTAAAATTAATTAATCAAGATGAGATAGGTTTTCATTGGGAAGAATGTTATGAACATGGTGGAGATATTGTAAAAATGAGTAAGACTTGCCAAAAAGCAGAAAGCTTTTATGGTTTAGGAGACAAGCCTGTAGATGTAAATCTAAAAGGTAAACGTTTCGAAAACTGGGCTACAGATTCTTATGCATTTGGTAAAGACACAGATCCTATTTATAAAGCTATACCTTTTTACACAGCTATACAAAACAATAAATCTTACGGTATTTTCTTTGATAATACTTTTAAAACTTCTTTCGATTTTGCACATGAAAGAAGAAATGTAACAAGCTTTTGGGCACAAGGTGGTGAAATGAATTATTACTTCATTTACGGACCACAAATGGAAGAAGTTGTTAAAAATTACACAGATTTAACAGGAAAACCTCACGCATTACCACCATTATGGGCTCTTGGGTTTCATCAATGTAAATGGAGTTATTACCCAGAAAGCAACGTAAAAGAAATAACAAAAACATTTAGAGATTTACAAATTCCTTGTGATGCTATCTATTTAGATATCGATTACATGGACGGTTTCCGTTGTTTTACTTGGGATAAAAATTACTTCCCAGACCCAAAAAGAATGGTAAAAGAACTAGAAAATGATGGTTTTAAAACCGTTGTTATTATAGATCCAGGAATTAAAATAGATTTAGAATACGATGTTTTTAAAGAAGCACTAGACAAAGATTATTTTTGTAAACGTGCAGATGGACCATACATGAAAGGTAAAGTTTGGCCAGGAGAATGTTATTTTCCAGACTATACAAAACCAGAAGTTAGAGAATGGTGGGCAGGTTTGTTTAAAGAATTAATTGAAGACATTGGTGTTAAAGGTGTGTGGAATGATATGAACGAGCCAGCTGTTATGGACGTTCCTAACAAATCTTTCCCAGATGATGTTCGTCATGATTATGATGGAAATCCTTGTTCACATAGAAAAGCACATAATATATATGGTACACAAATGGCTCGTGCAACTTATCACGGACTTAAGAAATATGCATATCCAAAAAGACCTTTTGTAATTACTAGATCTGCTTATTCTGGTGCGCAACGTTATACATCTACTTGGATGGGAGATAATGTTGCAACTTGGGAACATTTAGCTATTGCTAATAATCAAGCTCAAAGAATGGCAATGTCTGGTTTTTCTTTTGCAGGATCGGATATTGGTGGATTTGCAGAGCAACCACAAGGAGAATTATTTGCAAGATGGATTCAATTAGGTGTATTTCACGCTTTTTGTAGAGTACATTCTTCTGGAGATCATGGTGCGCAAGAACCTTGGGTTTTTGGTGATGAAATTACCGATATTGTAAGAAAATTTGTTGAATTAAGATATCAATTATTACCATATTTATATACCGCTTTTTGGAAATATATAAATGATGGAACTCCAATTTTAAAATCTTTAGTTTTATATGACCAAGATGATACATCTACTCATTACAGAAGCGATGAATTTATTTACGGAGAACAAATTTTAATTTGCCCAATATTAGAACCAAATGCTAAAGGAAGAAGAATGTATATTCCTAGAGGTTTATGGTATAATTTCTGGACTGATGAAGTTGTAGAAGGTGGAAAAGAAATGTGGGTAGATGCAGATATAGACAGTATGCCAATCTTTATTAAAGAAGGAGCTGTTATACCTAAATACCCAGTACAACAATATGTAGGTGAAAAGAAATTCGAAGAAATTACTTTAGATGTTTACTATAAAGAAGGTAAGGAAGCTTCTAAATTATATGACGATGCTCATGATGGGTATGATTATAAGAAAGGAAGATTTAGTTTACGTACTTTTAAAGTAACAGGTAAAAAGAAAGAATTTATTTTACAACAGCATAAAAGAGGAGACTTTAATGCAGGTTATTCTAAATTTAATATTGTTTTCCATAATTTACCGTTCGAAATTACTTCAGTACAGATAGATAATGTAGAAATAAATTTAAGTAGTGTTCATTTAGAATCTCAATCTATATCTGTAGATAAAGAATTTACTGAACTTCATTTATTCGGAAAGTAA